GAGTGGCAGGCCGATGGTCTGCCGGTGCTCGACGCAGCGGGGCGTCGCGCGGCGTTTGCCACACCGGCACACGCGGCCCGCCTCGAGGCGTACGCACGTCTGTACCGCGATGACGTGATCCCGCCGGAGACCCTCACGGGCGGGTACCCGGAAGCGGTGCGCCGCTACAAGGAGGGGCGGCTGGCCATGCTGGCCACGGGTCCGCAGTTCCTCCTCTCCATACGACAAGACGCCCCCACGGTCTATGCTGCCACCGGAGTGGCGCCGCTGCCGCGAGGCAAGGCCGGCATCGTTCCCGCTGCCGTCATGCACTTCGTGATCCCCGTGGGCAGTCGCAACCCCACGGCAGCAGCGAAGCTGGGGCTCTCGCTCACCAGTCCGCGAAACCAGCTCGCGCTGTGCCGCCTCGTGCCGCTGCTGCCGTCCACCGTGGAGACGGCTTCCGATCCGCTCTTCACCCGTGGCGCGGGCGAGCATCCGCTCGAAGATGAAGCCATCCGCATCGATGCCGCGCAGCTGCCGTACGCGCGTGACCTGAACATCTCCCTGCCCAAGGCCGACGTGATCAATCGCACCCTCCAGGAGATGGTGGAGAGAGCCGTGTACGGCCGCGCGCCCGCCATGCAGGCCCTGCAGGAGGCGGCGCGCACCTGCGATGCGGCGCTTCAGAAGGGCGAGCCGTGATCTCGACGCCTCCGGTCGCGTCAGAAGCCGCATCGCACACGCGGCCGCTGGCGCTTCGCTCCCTGCTCCTGGGCGCGGCGGGGGTGATGATCGAGTGGTACGATTTTGCCATCTACCTGTACATGGCGCCGGTGCTGGGGCGCCTCTTCGTGCCCGCGGGCGATCCGCGGGCCCAGCTGCTCATGGCGTACGGAATCTTTGCCACGGGCTACTTCTTGCGTCCGCTCGGCGCGCTGTTCTATGGGGCCCTTGGCGATCGCCTGGGACGCAAGCGCACGCTCATCACCTCCGCGCTGCTCATGAGTGCCTGCAAGGCGGTCGAGGCGTTGTTGCCCACCTATGCGTCAGTGGGGCTCTGGGCCCCCGCTCTGCTCATCATCATGCGCATGGCGAGCGGCTTCTCGATGGGAGGTGAATATGCGGGAACCTTCGTGTTCCTGCTCGAGCACGCTCCCCCTGCGCGTCGAGGCTTCATCTGCAGCTTCGCAAACACGATGTGCGCCGCAGGCATCGCTGTCTGCTCGCTCGTGGTGGCTGGCGTGAACCTTCTGGGCCCCGAGGTCGTGGCCGCGTGGGCGTGGCGCGTGCCGTTCGCCGTGGGGGCGCTCCTGGGGCTCGTGGCCATGGAGATGCGCGTCTCCATGGACGAGTCACCTCGCTTCAGCGCGTTGCTGGCCCGCGGAGAGGTCGCCCAGTCTCCCGTGCAGGAAGCCGTTCGCCGCGTGCCTCGCCAGATCGCGCTCGCCACGGTGCTCGCGGCCTGGATCGCCACCACCTATCATGTCTTCGTGGCGCTCATCCCGAGCTGGCTCACCGCCTGGTGCGGTGTGGCGGCGCCGGACGCGGCCTTGATCGCCAGCGCCGCATCG
The Pseudomonadota bacterium genome window above contains:
- a CDS encoding sugar ABC transporter substrate-binding protein; translated protein: MRVAVGALIGVLLACGLLASSCAPVAQRSADLEFWTLSLKPTYTDYVEGLRRDFERETPDLRVAWLDLPERVLFLKLLASVAAGDPPDLVNVGTVEANRLAARHALVSTDGIVDDAARRRYFPQLWNAVHLDGKSFSIPWYVSVSVLMYNKDMFRAAGLDPSRPPTTWDEIEAAARAVRKSGQYGYLPVIRILEEWQADGLPVLDAAGRRAAFATPAHAARLEAYARLYRDDVIPPETLTGGYPEAVRRYKEGRLAMLATGPQFLLSIRQDAPTVYAATGVAPLPRGKAGIVPAAVMHFVIPVGSRNPTAAAKLGLSLTSPRNQLALCRLVPLLPSTVETASDPLFTRGAGEHPLEDEAIRIDAAQLPYARDLNISLPKADVINRTLQEMVERAVYGRAPAMQALQEAARTCDAALQKGEP
- a CDS encoding MFS transporter, which translates into the protein MISTPPVASEAASHTRPLALRSLLLGAAGVMIEWYDFAIYLYMAPVLGRLFVPAGDPRAQLLMAYGIFATGYFLRPLGALFYGALGDRLGRKRTLITSALLMSACKAVEALLPTYASVGLWAPALLIIMRMASGFSMGGEYAGTFVFLLEHAPPARRGFICSFANTMCAAGIAVCSLVVAGVNLLGPEVVAAWAWRVPFAVGALLGLVAMEMRVSMDESPRFSALLARGEVAQSPVQEAVRRVPRQIALATVLAAWIATTYHVFVALIPSWLTAWCGVAAPDAALIASAASLLNVLVMPWPALLGDVIGRRRLLGAAAVLIGVLALPLFWLMASGYAMAGALLAVPLSAAVNASAATLAV